In Planctomycetota bacterium, one genomic interval encodes:
- a CDS encoding hydroxymethylglutaryl-CoA synthase has protein sequence MQTGIVSYGTYIPKHRIDVQDIYKVWRNVTPEIFDRMSLRERAVLMPDEDSITLAVAAAQIALDRSGLKREQIGAVLFGSGTNPYATKPAATVVQDALGLRKDIIAYDIQFAGKSGTSAMITASAFVASGMADYVLAIGTDTLNRHFPPGTQMEYAASAGAFACIIGKDKLIAKLEGFVSYSSDLADYFRTEGERYIQLGGGWMGYISSWGLLEHVAPAGERLFAKLNLDPKKDFNYVAIHQGNGIQPMMGAGKLGLDMFIVMPYVLTSYIGDCGSASSLIPLAHILDNANPEERILNLSYGWGSGSDALSFVTTKDIEARRPQKDLVMSQVEDKIMLDYGLATKYEYKYIRSPMMLTNYL, from the coding sequence ATGCAAACAGGTATTGTCAGTTACGGAACATATATCCCCAAGCACCGGATTGACGTCCAGGACATCTACAAGGTCTGGCGCAATGTCACACCGGAGATATTCGACCGGATGAGTTTGAGGGAACGGGCTGTGCTGATGCCTGATGAGGACTCTATCACATTAGCCGTAGCCGCGGCGCAGATTGCCCTGGACCGCTCCGGCCTGAAGCGCGAGCAAATCGGCGCGGTGCTGTTCGGCTCCGGCACCAATCCTTATGCCACCAAGCCGGCCGCGACCGTGGTCCAGGACGCCCTGGGCCTGCGCAAGGATATTATCGCCTATGACATCCAGTTCGCCGGCAAGTCCGGCACCTCGGCTATGATTACGGCATCGGCATTCGTGGCATCAGGCATGGCTGACTATGTCCTGGCTATCGGCACTGATACCCTCAACCGCCACTTCCCGCCCGGCACCCAGATGGAATACGCGGCTTCAGCCGGCGCGTTTGCCTGTATCATCGGTAAGGATAAGTTGATTGCCAAATTAGAGGGCTTTGTCTCGTATTCATCTGACCTGGCTGACTATTTCCGGACCGAAGGCGAGCGCTACATCCAATTAGGCGGCGGCTGGATGGGCTATATCTCCAGTTGGGGATTGTTGGAACACGTGGCTCCGGCCGGGGAACGGCTGTTCGCCAAACTCAATCTCGACCCCAAAAAGGACTTTAACTATGTGGCCATCCATCAGGGCAACGGCATCCAGCCGATGATGGGCGCGGGCAAATTAGGCCTGGATATGTTCATTGTCATGCCCTATGTCCTGACATCTTATATCGGCGATTGCGGCAGCGCCTCGTCGCTAATTCCGCTGGCGCATATTTTGGATAATGCCAATCCGGAGGAACGAATCCTGAACCTGTCTTATGGCTGGGGCTCAGGCAGTGACGCATTGAGTTTTGTCACCACCAAAGACATCGAGGCCCGGCGTCCGCAAAAGGACTTGGTCATGAGCCAGGTGGAAGACAAGATAATGCTGGATTATGGATTG
- a CDS encoding GxxExxY protein — MAENNRFEHKDITSKILNAAFEVHNILGCGFSEKMYERPLVYELKQRCLKVEQQKKIEVEYKEIMAGDYIADVIVDNKVIVELKAVEAIINLHEAQVLNYLKASKYHVGLILNFGKPKLEYKRLVLSNS; from the coding sequence ATGGCGGAAAATAATAGATTTGAACATAAGGATATAACCTCTAAGATACTGAATGCGGCATTTGAGGTCCACAATATTTTGGGGTGCGGTTTCTCAGAAAAGATGTATGAAAGGCCTTTGGTGTATGAACTGAAACAACGATGCCTAAAAGTAGAACAACAGAAGAAAATTGAAGTTGAATATAAGGAAATTATGGCTGGCGATTATATTGCTGATGTCATCGTTGATAACAAAGTAATCGTTGAATTAAAGGCGGTGGAGGCAATAATAAATTTACACGAAGCCCAGGTATTGAATTACTTGAAGGCAAGTAAATACCATGTAGGCCTGATTCTTAACTTTGGTAAACCCAAGCTGGAATATAAAAGATTAGTTTTATCAAATTCTTAA
- a CDS encoding sigma-54-dependent Fis family transcriptional regulator, whose translation MKRLILLAHDKKDEREYYRNLLCESERGYEVDTASCGEEAIAKAAKHEYGVIILDVLMPNTRVDESAGRCNQLGGIYALEKIRQLKPWVPVIMFSYKELSDEIMDQARALNIFDYLVRYHSHSDLKLVTRVNNAEEIYLERKKSLAEHSEIIYKSSRMESAVLKARTVARSDTPVLILGETGVGKELIADEIYKASPRNGKPFLQMNCAAIPETLIESEIFGHEQGSFTGAISKRRGLLELSDKGVLFLDEIGDMALSTQAKLLRAIEEQEFRPVGSEKTLKVDVRIICATNKNLEEMVRKEQFRDDLYYRICNDKIMIPPLRERTEDIGPLVEAFTNEFNRKYHRQIKVDAKVVKRLESYPLPGNVRELKSIIFAGLSRLYRNEETLTENHLECRIFTDEAVKMVCDTGLIPENKLQEQVSLGCIDLDKFVDDIRERCVRIALEKSNHNAEKAAQLLKINPHTLRRWVREDKGDAKPEPQINTD comes from the coding sequence ATGAAACGGCTCATCTTATTGGCACACGACAAGAAGGACGAACGGGAATATTACCGAAATCTCCTCTGTGAAAGTGAGCGCGGTTACGAGGTGGACACGGCCTCCTGCGGCGAGGAAGCCATAGCCAAGGCGGCCAAGCACGAATACGGCGTGATTATCCTGGATGTGCTCATGCCCAACACCCGGGTGGACGAGTCAGCCGGACGGTGCAACCAGTTAGGCGGCATCTACGCCCTGGAGAAGATTCGCCAGTTAAAGCCCTGGGTACCGGTGATTATGTTCAGTTACAAGGAACTGAGCGACGAGATTATGGACCAGGCCCGGGCATTGAATATATTCGATTACTTAGTCCGCTACCATTCGCACAGCGACCTGAAGCTGGTTACCCGGGTTAATAACGCCGAGGAGATTTATCTGGAGCGCAAGAAGTCGCTGGCCGAGCATTCCGAGATTATCTATAAGAGCAGCCGGATGGAATCAGCGGTCCTGAAGGCGCGCACCGTGGCCAGGTCCGATACGCCGGTGCTGATTCTGGGCGAGACCGGGGTAGGTAAGGAACTGATTGCCGATGAGATTTATAAAGCCAGCCCGCGCAATGGCAAGCCGTTCCTGCAGATGAATTGCGCGGCCATACCCGAAACCCTGATTGAGAGCGAAATCTTCGGCCACGAGCAGGGCTCGTTTACCGGCGCTATCAGCAAACGCCGGGGACTGCTGGAACTGTCCGACAAAGGCGTGCTGTTCCTGGACGAAATCGGCGATATGGCCCTGTCCACCCAGGCCAAGCTGTTGCGGGCGATTGAGGAGCAGGAATTCCGGCCGGTGGGCAGTGAAAAGACACTCAAGGTGGATGTCCGGATTATCTGTGCCACCAACAAGAACCTGGAAGAGATGGTCCGCAAGGAGCAGTTCCGGGACGACCTCTATTACCGCATCTGCAATGATAAGATTATGATTCCGCCGTTGCGGGAACGGACTGAGGATATCGGCCCGCTGGTTGAGGCGTTTACCAATGAGTTCAACCGGAAATACCACCGCCAGATTAAGGTGGATGCCAAGGTGGTTAAGCGGCTGGAATCATACCCGCTGCCGGGCAATGTCCGGGAATTAAAGAGCATCATCTTTGCCGGGCTGTCCCGTTTATACCGCAATGAAGAGACGCTGACCGAGAACCATCTGGAATGCCGCATCTTCACCGACGAGGCCGTTAAAATGGTCTGCGATACCGGTCTTATCCCGGAGAATAAATTGCAAGAGCAGGTCTCGCTGGGCTGTATTGACTTGGATAAATTCGTGGATGACATCCGAGAAAGGTGCGTCCGGATAGCCCTGGAAAAGAGTAATCATAACGCGGAAAAGGCCGCCCAACTCCTCAAGATTAATCCGCATACGCTGAGGAGATGGGTTCGGGAGGATAAAGGCGATGCGAAACCAGAACCACAGATTAACACAGATTAA
- a CDS encoding carbonic anhydrase, translating to MPLEEILNNNQEFLKSRTFTDTEYQHTAKPRKHWAIVTCMSSNLVGFIHQALGFKRGDAVFIQNAGNTITPYDNSIIRSLAVAIYTLDVKEVAIIGHTNCGMKMDVAPLTDAFAKYGKTREMFKDVDLREWFGLIPGEEINIRKVVDAIKQSPFIPQEILVYGLMIDSKGQIKEVYRHQQMASTAPAAKVTVESLIPVAEEVKQPVKPTQRPAQPPQKTAEQKRSSKNDAYEDFLKRTGKDFLRYTKDTKPPERR from the coding sequence ATGCCATTAGAAGAAATCCTTAATAACAATCAGGAGTTCTTGAAGAGCCGGACATTTACTGATACAGAATACCAGCATACTGCCAAACCGCGCAAGCATTGGGCTATCGTGACCTGTATGAGCTCTAATCTGGTGGGTTTTATCCATCAGGCATTGGGTTTCAAGCGGGGCGATGCGGTTTTTATCCAGAACGCCGGCAATACCATTACGCCTTATGATAACAGCATCATTCGCTCTCTGGCTGTGGCTATCTATACGCTGGATGTCAAGGAAGTAGCAATCATCGGGCATACTAATTGTGGGATGAAGATGGATGTGGCGCCTCTGACCGATGCCTTTGCCAAATACGGCAAGACCCGGGAGATGTTCAAGGATGTGGATTTGAGGGAATGGTTTGGATTGATACCAGGCGAGGAGATAAATATCCGCAAGGTGGTTGATGCCATCAAGCAATCGCCGTTTATTCCTCAGGAGATTCTGGTTTACGGTCTGATGATTGACAGCAAGGGCCAGATAAAAGAGGTTTACCGGCATCAGCAGATGGCTTCAACCGCGCCGGCTGCTAAGGTGACGGTTGAATCTCTGATTCCGGTGGCAGAAGAGGTAAAACAACCGGTTAAACCAACGCAGAGGCCAGCGCAGCCGCCCCAAAAGACGGCCGAGCAAAAACGTAGCAGTAAGAACGACGCCTACGAGGATTTTCTAAAGAGAACCGGCAAGGATTTTCTTAGATATACGAAGGACACCAAACCACCTGAAAGAAGATAA
- a CDS encoding NfeD family protein, whose amino-acid sequence MTMLEMVFVGCFFLGLAYAVISSIFGGIFGGAEGGGEGGAEGGHFDIDHDIVGHVDTDGSSDTGTIHFSPLSPVVVAMFITAFGAMGMICLKVFKWSPYPSMAIAVLTGLVIATVTFIIFTMLFKATQGSSEAILTDIVGKEVEVITTIPADGLGEVAYVSRGTRYTASARAAHKNEIKSHSVVTVEKIVGNTFYVKPTEGAKVL is encoded by the coding sequence ATGACAATGCTGGAAATGGTTTTTGTCGGGTGCTTTTTCCTGGGCCTGGCATATGCCGTAATTTCCTCAATCTTCGGCGGTATTTTTGGCGGGGCTGAGGGCGGCGGGGAAGGCGGGGCCGAGGGCGGGCACTTTGATATTGACCACGATATTGTCGGGCATGTAGATACCGACGGCAGTTCAGATACCGGCACGATTCATTTCTCGCCTTTAAGTCCGGTAGTGGTGGCGATGTTTATTACGGCCTTCGGCGCTATGGGCATGATTTGCCTGAAGGTGTTCAAATGGTCGCCTTATCCGAGCATGGCTATTGCGGTATTGACCGGACTGGTCATAGCTACTGTTACGTTCATTATTTTTACCATGCTTTTCAAGGCCACCCAGGGAAGCAGTGAGGCAATATTAACCGACATTGTCGGCAAGGAAGTCGAGGTGATTACCACCATCCCGGCAGATGGGCTGGGCGAGGTGGCTTATGTCTCCAGAGGGACGCGTTACACGGCCTCGGCCCGGGCCGCCCATAAGAACGAGATAAAATCACATTCGGTGGTAACGGTGGAAAAGATAGTCGGAAATACGTTTTACGTTAAGCCCACGGAAGGGGCGAAGGTATTATAA
- a CDS encoding flotillin family protein, translating to MEGYGWMAFGSVAVVIVLIILLRMYANRYTKVGPNEVMVISGRQHRTMDGRPVGFRIVKGGGTFVWPIFEKADILSLELLTLDVRLKEVYTITGVSVNVDGVAQVKIKGEDQSIRTAAERFLGRSEEEIKMIALQTVEGHLRGIVGTLTIEDIYKNRDAFAQKVQEVSAGDLANMGLSIDSFTLRDIKDDHGYLEALGKPRVAQVKRDATIAQAEADRDALIKSSQANQAGQEAKFAADTKVAEANQTFEVKRAGYQVNINRQKAEADLAYDLQKYKTNQAVKAEEIQVMVVEKERMIDVQEKEISRKQKELEATISRPADAEKYRIETLANAQRFKLITEAEGQANATKNIGIGESEATRAKGLASADVIKATGFSEAEAMAKKADSWKAYNEAAVIQMVIERLPEIARAIAEPLTKTEKIVVINQGGDSAGANKVTKDVTNIIAQLPPILESLTGLKLEELIKKIPQLGTLKQGEEKRK from the coding sequence ATGGAAGGATATGGCTGGATGGCCTTCGGGAGCGTTGCGGTAGTAATCGTCCTGATAATCCTATTAAGGATGTATGCCAATCGCTATACCAAGGTCGGACCGAATGAGGTCATGGTAATTTCCGGACGACAGCATCGCACGATGGATGGCCGGCCTGTGGGTTTCAGGATAGTCAAGGGCGGCGGCACGTTTGTCTGGCCGATATTTGAAAAGGCCGACATACTTTCTTTAGAGTTGCTGACTTTGGATGTCAGGTTAAAAGAGGTCTATACGATTACCGGCGTGTCTGTTAACGTGGACGGCGTAGCCCAGGTCAAGATTAAAGGCGAAGACCAGTCCATTCGGACCGCGGCGGAACGGTTTTTGGGCCGGAGCGAGGAAGAAATAAAGATGATTGCCTTGCAGACCGTGGAAGGCCATCTGCGTGGCATCGTCGGCACGCTGACCATAGAAGATATCTACAAAAACCGGGATGCCTTTGCCCAGAAGGTCCAGGAAGTATCGGCCGGAGACCTGGCCAATATGGGGCTGAGCATAGATTCGTTTACCCTGCGCGATATCAAGGATGACCACGGGTATTTGGAGGCATTAGGCAAGCCGAGAGTGGCCCAGGTCAAGCGGGATGCCACGATTGCCCAGGCCGAGGCAGACCGTGACGCCCTTATCAAGAGTTCACAGGCCAACCAGGCCGGACAGGAGGCGAAATTCGCCGCTGATACCAAGGTGGCTGAGGCAAACCAGACTTTTGAAGTCAAGCGCGCCGGGTATCAAGTGAATATTAACCGGCAAAAGGCCGAGGCCGATCTGGCTTATGACCTGCAGAAATACAAGACCAATCAAGCGGTCAAGGCCGAAGAAATCCAGGTCATGGTGGTGGAAAAGGAACGGATGATTGACGTCCAGGAAAAGGAAATCAGCCGTAAGCAGAAGGAACTGGAAGCCACTATTTCCCGGCCGGCTGACGCCGAGAAATACCGGATTGAGACCCTGGCTAATGCCCAGAGATTCAAACTGATAACCGAGGCCGAAGGCCAGGCCAACGCCACCAAAAATATCGGTATCGGCGAATCAGAGGCCACCCGCGCCAAGGGTTTAGCCAGCGCGGATGTTATTAAGGCCACCGGATTCTCCGAAGCCGAGGCCATGGCTAAGAAAGCCGATTCCTGGAAGGCGTATAATGAAGCGGCGGTTATCCAAATGGTGATTGAAAGACTGCCTGAGATTGCCCGGGCCATTGCCGAACCGCTGACCAAAACCGAGAAAATTGTGGTTATCAATCAAGGGGGCGACTCGGCTGGCGCAAATAAGGTTACCAAGGATGTCACCAATATCATCGCCCAATTGCCGCCGATACTGGAATCGCTGACCGGGTTAAAGCTGGAAGAGCTGATTAAGAAGATTCCGCAACTGGGCACCCTTAAGCAGGGTGAGGAAAAGAGGAAATAG
- a CDS encoding acylphosphatase has translation MNKVRAHLHISGIVQGVFFRHYTFETAHKLGLTGWVRNLANGQVETVFEGPKDKIDEMVKWCQQGPDSARVTSVDIKWETADGTLTGFNIE, from the coding sequence ATGAATAAAGTCCGGGCTCATTTACACATCTCCGGCATAGTCCAGGGCGTATTCTTCCGGCATTATACCTTTGAAACCGCTCATAAGCTAGGCTTAACCGGCTGGGTCAGGAACCTCGCCAACGGCCAGGTGGAAACCGTCTTTGAAGGCCCGAAAGACAAAATAGATGAAATGGTAAAATGGTGCCAACAGGGCCCGGACTCGGCCAGGGTAACAAGCGTGGATATTAAGTGGGAAACTGCGGACGGCACTCTGACAGGATTTAATATAGAATAA
- a CDS encoding NYN domain-containing protein — protein MILLIDGYNLLFSGLNLSDNIKPNQLETLRDNLVAQLKSYNIKKKYRIIVVFDGDKTVSHYPQERESGNVRVVFSPGRTTADEHIINLVSEYIQDKPRRSDVCAVTSDRALAETLRNKRVKIISSQEFAVELLLKDKDISTDIKEDPIEKFTGLKPADVPKWLKLFGTTDDTDSTD, from the coding sequence ATGATTCTGTTAATTGACGGATATAATCTGCTTTTTAGCGGGCTTAACTTGTCTGACAACATAAAGCCCAACCAGCTGGAAACCCTGCGCGACAATCTCGTGGCACAACTCAAATCCTACAATATAAAGAAGAAATACCGCATCATCGTGGTCTTTGACGGCGATAAGACCGTCAGTCATTACCCGCAGGAAAGGGAATCCGGCAATGTCAGAGTGGTGTTTTCCCCGGGCAGAACCACGGCTGATGAGCATATTATCAACCTGGTATCAGAATATATCCAGGATAAACCCCGCCGCTCTGATGTATGCGCGGTCACATCAGACCGGGCCCTGGCAGAAACGCTCAGAAATAAGCGGGTCAAGATTATCTCATCGCAGGAATTTGCCGTAGAACTGTTGCTCAAAGACAAAGATATCTCTACAGACATAAAGGAAGACCCAATTGAGAAATTCACCGGCCTAAAACCGGCTGATGTGCCCAAATGGCTGAAGCTCTTCGGAACCACAGATGACACAGATTCCACTGATTAG
- the rseP gene encoding RIP metalloprotease RseP: MTEFLSTSQGIIMVLLGLGIIIFLHELGHFIVARRAGIRIEVFSIGFGPPLWKITRGGTEYRIALIPLGGFVKPAGEFMSSPDTKGAPDEMSSKPPLTRAKVLVAGALMNFIFAFPFCIIAYLIGVTLMSPSVGAIRPGSSEANSSLQKGDIIRSVIKTSPEGRDSEYPVKSQNDYLRNIVRTPINTPLKLKVNRNGQEVIVDIIARGSTGMGVLPPSNIVESVSQGSPAETAGLKPNDEILEVNCEVTLSASEISAAISQRAGLPTAIKIRTPNGEIKTVTATPKPFYDIGIEGIIPVVISGVTKDGPAAKAGLKKGDRITVINTEPLKFWNKFTDVVTTSAGKELKLTVIREHWFSKDETLLMNVMVDADKGGKGFIGISGGFTNEIGEVKDGSALAGLGLAYGDRIVQAKAQDKNGRQVKTGISDLSDLQAFVHKTGGVPIEITVLKAAPTSTRQTFTLTPTPTAKGDLGLGLKFKRVVTRYSLVSAVVEGANETLDLGLLTYQMIRKLFQGEESVKGLAGPIGIIQVSYRMAQEGAGDFLWLLALISINLAILNLLPIPVLDGGTIVFCFVERIKGSPVSIKAQAIAQYAGLFILLLLVAFTFFNDIQRILNL; the protein is encoded by the coding sequence ATGACCGAATTTTTAAGCACTTCCCAGGGTATTATCATGGTATTGCTGGGATTAGGCATCATCATCTTCCTGCACGAACTCGGGCATTTTATCGTGGCCCGGCGGGCCGGCATCAGAATAGAGGTATTTTCCATCGGATTCGGACCGCCGCTCTGGAAAATAACCAGAGGCGGGACCGAATACCGCATCGCCCTGATACCCCTGGGCGGTTTTGTCAAGCCGGCCGGGGAATTTATGAGTTCCCCGGACACCAAGGGCGCTCCCGACGAGATGTCATCCAAGCCGCCCCTGACCCGGGCCAAGGTCCTGGTGGCCGGCGCTTTGATGAACTTCATATTCGCCTTCCCTTTCTGCATCATCGCCTATCTTATCGGCGTAACCCTGATGTCTCCGTCGGTCGGCGCAATCCGGCCCGGCTCAAGCGAGGCCAACAGCTCGCTCCAAAAAGGCGATATTATCCGGTCCGTCATCAAGACCTCGCCTGAAGGCCGGGATTCGGAATATCCGGTCAAGAGCCAGAATGACTACCTCCGCAATATTGTCCGGACTCCCATAAATACCCCTCTTAAACTAAAAGTAAACAGAAACGGCCAGGAGGTTATCGTAGATATTATCGCCAGGGGCTCTACGGGCATGGGCGTCCTGCCGCCCAGCAACATTGTTGAATCCGTCTCCCAGGGCTCGCCGGCTGAAACAGCCGGGCTGAAACCCAACGATGAAATACTGGAGGTCAACTGCGAGGTGACCTTATCCGCCAGCGAAATATCCGCGGCTATCTCGCAAAGGGCCGGACTGCCGACCGCCATAAAAATCCGCACGCCAAACGGCGAGATAAAAACCGTCACCGCTACGCCGAAGCCTTTTTATGATATCGGTATCGAAGGAATCATACCGGTGGTAATCTCCGGAGTGACCAAAGACGGCCCAGCGGCAAAGGCCGGACTCAAGAAAGGCGACCGGATAACCGTCATCAATACTGAGCCGCTAAAGTTCTGGAATAAATTTACCGATGTCGTCACGACCTCAGCCGGCAAAGAGCTAAAACTAACCGTCATAAGGGAACACTGGTTCTCCAAGGATGAAACCCTGCTTATGAATGTCATGGTTGATGCGGACAAGGGCGGCAAGGGATTCATCGGCATATCCGGCGGATTTACCAATGAAATAGGCGAAGTGAAAGACGGTTCTGCTTTAGCCGGACTCGGCCTGGCTTACGGAGACCGGATTGTCCAGGCAAAGGCGCAGGACAAGAACGGCAGACAAGTAAAAACCGGTATCTCAGATTTATCAGATTTGCAGGCATTCGTGCATAAAACCGGCGGCGTTCCGATAGAAATCACGGTGCTCAAGGCGGCGCCGACCTCAACCAGACAAACGTTTACCCTTACCCCCACGCCAACCGCCAAGGGAGACCTGGGACTCGGGTTAAAATTCAAGCGAGTCGTTACCAGATACTCTCTTGTTTCAGCCGTCGTTGAAGGCGCTAATGAAACGCTGGATTTGGGACTCTTAACCTACCAGATGATAAGGAAACTCTTCCAGGGAGAAGAATCGGTAAAAGGCCTGGCCGGACCGATTGGCATCATCCAGGTTTCTTATCGGATGGCCCAGGAAGGCGCGGGTGATTTTCTCTGGCTCCTGGCCCTTATCAGCATCAACCTGGCTATCCTTAATCTCCTACCTATCCCGGTTTTGGACGGCGGCACGATTGTCTTTTGCTTTGTTGAAAGGATAAAGGGCTCGCCGGTCAGTATCAAGGCCCAGGCGATTGCCCAATATGCCGGCCTATTTATCCTTTTATTGCTGGTCGCCTTCACATTTTTTAATGATATCCAACGCATCCTGAATCTATAA